The following coding sequences are from one Sesamum indicum cultivar Zhongzhi No. 13 linkage group LG11, S_indicum_v1.0, whole genome shotgun sequence window:
- the LOC105174408 gene encoding F-box protein At2g39490 isoform X1 — protein sequence MSSSVCGSSSREDAVLMGERPDLISSLPDDILKNIMSMISFKEAIQITTLSTSWRGLVSPHRVTVECNIVRSDALESKRKLKPIIESFLGSRESFRSLKLYPDLCDRDFAVCTRGAHGELHLDFSGHKELVPCTFGMVLDHSSCAGPRFSSVRNLHLRSVSHLVGNLVGDLFSSCRILETLKLEKCRGLENLDIKSNSFLKNLEIADCPNIATITISAENLKSFSYKGALPIIQLINIPHLVDVALNLGDGLGNKSFDCEEVLSLLSSVKDVEILTVSGWLIEVLCSAGVIFSALDFKFSKLKEFRCVCSKISSKTRDSLACFLNTTTSLEELFVKIDPKSRTVECPLSNQYWHEPHLWKDYATVKSNARWLKDLKTAKIVGFTGESDELLLVDLLLHTGINLKEMTVFPSAQSDDCASWRVGRVPCSHLKYIKVKYVLISCPEIDACFVLTEANNYG from the exons ATGTCATCCTCTGTATGTGGTTCATCAAGCAGAGAAGACGCTGTATTAATGGGAGAAAGGCCTGATTTGATCAGCAGCTTGCCAGACGACATTCTGAAGAACATCATGTCCATGATTTCTTTCAAAGAGGCAATTCAGATCACTACACTGTCAACTTCTTGGAGAGGCCTAGTGAGCCCGCATCGTGTAACCGTAGAGTGTAATATAGTTCGATCGGATGCTCTCGAATCCAAACGAAAGCTAAAGCCGATCATCGAGTCTTTCTTGGGATCCAGGGAAAGTTTCCGGTCGTTGAAACTCTATCCCGATTTATGTGATCGGGATTTTGCGGTTTGTACTAGAGGAGCTCATGGGGAGCTTCATCTCGACTTCTCAGGACATAAGGAGTTAGTCCCGTGTACATTCGGTATGGTTCTTGATCATAGTAGCTGTGCAGGTCCCAGGTTTTCGTCTGTCAGGAATCTGCATCTTAGATCAGTCTCCCATCTTGTGGGAAACCTGGTCGGTGATCTCTTCTCCAGTTGCAGGATTCTTGAAACCTTGAAGCTCGAGAAATGTCGAGGATTGGAGAACCTCGACATCAAATCGAATTCATTTCTGAAGAATCTTGAGATAGCTGATTGCCCCAACATTGCTACAATTACGATATCTGCAGAAAACCTCAAGTCCTTCTCGTATAAGGGAGCTCTCCCCATTATTCAGCTTATCAACATTCCACATCTCGTCGATGTTGCACTAAATCTGGGAGATGGTTTAGGGAATAAAAGCTTTGATTGTGAAGAGGTTTTATCTCTTCTGTCCTCTGTTAAAGATGTCGAGATTCTTACAGTAAGCGGTTGGCTCATTGAG GTGTTATGTTCTGCAGGAGTGATTTTCAGCGCGCTGGACTTCAAGTTCAGCAAATTGAAGGAATTCCGATGCGTCTGCTCCAAAATAAGCAGCAAAACTCGCGATTCACTGGCGTGCTTCTTGAACACAACAACTTCCTTGGAGGAATTATTTGTCAAg ATTGATCCGAAATCCAGGACGGTGGAGTGTCCATTGAGCAACCAGTATTGGCACGAGCCTCATTTGTGGAAGGATTATGCTACTGTGAAGAGCAATGCTCGGTGGCTGAAAGACTTGAAAACGGCCAAGATTGTCGGTTTCACAGGGGAAAGTGATGAGTTGTTGCTGGTGGATCTGTTGCTTCACACCGGCATTAATCTTAAGGAGATGACTGTCTTTCCATCAGCACAGAGTGATGATTGTGCATCGTGGAGGGTTGGGAGGGTTCCTTGTAGCCACCTGAAGTACATAAAAGTGAAGTATGTGCTGATTTCTTGCCCAGAAATTGATGCCTGTTTTGTGTTGACAGAGGCCAACAACTATGGTTGA
- the LOC105174407 gene encoding pentatricopeptide repeat-containing protein At5g42450, mitochondrial isoform X1 — MAAVPNSIRQNKLVMFGHYFPLTNNIFPRSSHNLSAGHSEPGQDVVLDGSFGPHQLLDEMLKRDVESATSLIGHFAKQNQHRQAILCFLRMLFLDITPNEYTFGTVIHSSVVLEDLHLGRQIHSYAKKISLSSNVFVGSSVLDLYVKLSNINDALRAFQDIHEPNVVSYTTLIRGYIKQGRFDEAGGVFRSMPERNVVSWNTMISGCSQSGKNEEAVNYFVEMLRDSVVPSQSTYPCAVIAAANVGALGIGRSMHASAIKFLGELSLFLANSLISFYAKCGSMEDSLLTFNKMRERNIVSWNAVICGHAQNGLGKDAIEMYEKMKVKGIQPNSITLLGLLLACNHVGLIDEGYKYFNQARYEDPSLLKSEHYACMIDLLSRSGRFQEAERFLHDLPFDPGVGFWKALLGGCQVHSNLELGEVAARKILELDPGDVSSYVMLSNAHSAAGRWQNVLDIRQKMREKGLSRTPGSSWIEIKSKVHVFVTGDKRHSSRDDIYMALGFFLQHVMDSQDTNTVIEF; from the coding sequence ATGGCTGCAGTGCCGAATTCGATTCGGCAGAATAAACTCGTGATGTTTGGACATTATTTCCCTCTAACGAACAACATATTTCCTAGGAGCTCCCATAATTTATCTGCTGGACATTCCGAACCGGGCCAAGATGTTGTTTTGGACGGAAGCTTTGGTCCTCACCAGCTGCTCGATGAAATGCTTAAACGGGATGTAGAATCAGCAACGTCTTTGATAGGCCACTTTGCGAAACAAAACCAACACAGACAAGCAATTCTTTGCTTCTTAAGAATGTTGTTTCTGGACATTACACCTAATGAGTACACATTTGGCACGGTGATTCATTCTTCTGTTGTGCTAGAAGACCTCCACCTGGGGAGACAAATTCATTCTTATGCCAAGAAAATCAGTCTTAGCTCCAATGTCTTTGTGGGCAGCTCAGTGTTGGATCTTTATGTCAAGCTGAGCAATATTAATGATGCTCTAAGGGCTTTTCAGGATATCCATGAACCAAATGTGGTTTCTTACACGACGTTGATTCGCGGGTATATTAAACAAGGAAGGTTTGATGAAGCTGGGGGTGTTTTCCGGTCAATGCCGGAGAGGAATGTGGTTTCTTGGAATACTATGATCAGCGGCTGCAGTCAATCAGGGAAAAATGAGGAAGCTgtgaattattttgttgagATGTTAAGAGACAGTGTCGTCCCAAGTCAGTCTACCTATCCTTGTGCCGTTATTGCAGCAGCCAATGTCGGGGCATTAGGCATCGGGAGAAGTATGCATGCTAGTGCAATCAAGTTCTTGGGTGAGCTTAGCTTGTTTCTTGCGAATTCTTTGATAAGTTTCTATGCAAAATGTGGAAGCATGGAAGACAGTCTTTTGACCTTCAATAAAATGCGTGAAAGAAATATAGTGTCCTGGAATGCCGTCATCTGCGGCCATGCTCAGAACGGACTAGGAAAAGATGCAATCGAAATGTATGAGAAGATGAAGGTAAAAGGCATTCAGCCGAATAGCATCACTCTTCTTGGTTTGCTATTGGCTTGTAATCATGTTGGGCTTATTGATGAGGGTTATAAGTACTTCAACCAGGCAAGATATGAGGACCCGAGTCTCCTAAAATCAGAGCACTATGCGTGCATGATTGATTTACTATCACGATCTGGGAGATTTCAAGAAGCTGAGAGATTTCTCCACGACTTGCCCTTTGACCCGGGAGTAGGATTTTGGAAAGCATTGCTTGGAGGATGTCAGGTTCATTCAAACTTAGAATTGGGGGAAGTTGCTGCCAGAAAAATCCTGGAGTTGGATCCTGGAGACGTGTCATCTTATGTAATGCTTTCTAATGCACATTCTGCTGCCGGAAGATGGCAAAATGTATTGGACATAAGGCAGAAGATGAGGGAGAAAGGATTAAGCAGGACACCAGGCAGCAGTTGGatagaaatcaaaagcaaggTTCATGTGTTTGTTACAGGAGACAAGAGACATAGCAGTAGGGATGATATTTACATGGCTTTAGGATTTTTCCTTCAACATGTAATGGACAGCCAGGACACCAACACTGTAATCGAATTTTAA
- the LOC105174405 gene encoding serine/threonine-protein kinase AFC1 isoform X2 → MVSGTFGQVLECLDNDRKEIVAIKVVRSIQKYREAAMIEIDVLQKLGRHDICGTRCVQIRNWFDYRNHICIVFEKLGPSLYDFLRKNSYRSFPIDLVREFGRQLLESVAFMHDLRLIHTDLKPENILLVSSEYIKVPDYKFLSRSAKDGSYFKNLPKSSAIKLIDFGSTTFEHQDHNYVVSTRHYRAPEVILGLGWNYPCDMWSVGCILVELCSGEALFQTHENLEHLAMMERVLGPLPQHMIIRADRRAEKYFRRGSRLDWPEGATSRESIRAVWKLPRLQNLIMQHVDHSAGDLIDLLQGLLRYDPAERLKAREALGHPFFTRDLRRFGYPL, encoded by the exons ATGGTTTCAGGGACTTTTGGGCAAGTTCTAGAATGTCTGGACAATGACAGGAAAGAGATTGTTGCAATTAAAGTTGTTCGTTCAATACAGAAGTATCGGGAAGCCGCCATGATTGAAATTGATGTTTTACAGAAACTAGGAAGGCATGATATCTGTGGCACACG TTGTGTGCAAATACGGAATTGGTTTGACTATCGTAAtcatatttgtatt GTCTTTGAGAAGCTTGGTCCAAGCTTATATGATTTTCTACGCAAAAACAGCTATCGTTCATTTCCCATTGATCTTGTTCGGGAGTTTGGCCGACAACTTTTGGAATCTGTGGCAT TTATGCATGATCTTCGCCTGATTCACACCGATTTAAAACCAGAAAATATTCTTCTAGTTTCCTCAGAGTATATTAAAGTTCCAGATTATAAG TTTCTATCTAGATCTGCAAAAGATGGTTCCTACTTCAAAAATCTACCCAAATCTAGTGCTATAAAACTTATTGATTTTGGTAGTACCACATTTGAACATCAAGATCACAATTATGTAGTGTCTACACGCCATTATCGTGCTCCAGAGGTTATTTTGG gTCTTGGATGGAACTATCCCTGTGATATGTGGAGTGTAGGCTGCATACTCGTGGAATTGTGCTCT GGCGAGGCACTTTTCCAGACCCATGAGAACTTGGAACATCTTGCAATGATGGAAAGGGTGTTGGGTCCACTGCCTCAACATATGATTATACGAGCCGA CCGTCGTGCTGAGAAATATTTCAGAAGGGGTTCAAGGTTGGATTGGCCAGAGGGTGCAACTTCCAGAGAAAGTATTAGAGCAGTTTGGAAATTACCCCGACTCCAG AATCTGATCATGCAACACGTAGACCACTCGGCTGGAGATCTGATTGATCTTTTGCAAGGGCTTCTGCGGTATGACCCTGCAGAACGACTTAAAGCAAGAGAAGCTCTAGGGCACCCCTTTTTTACAAGGGACCTTAGAAGGTTTGGATATCCACTGTGA
- the LOC105174406 gene encoding 60S ribosomal protein L23A, which translates to MAPKADQAKKSDPKAQALKAAKAVKAGGTTFKKKSKKIRTKVTFHRPRTLKKDRNPKYPRISAPPRNKLDHYQILKYPLTTESAMKKIEDNNTLVFIVDIRADKKKIKDAVKKMYDIQTKKVNTLIRPDGTKKAYVRLTPDYDALDVANKIGII; encoded by the exons ATGGCTCCAAAAG CTGATCAAGCAAAGAAGTCAGACCCGAAGGCTCAGGCCTTGAAAGCTGCCAAAGCTGTAAAAGCAGGTGGAACAACTTTTAAGAAGAAGTCCAAGAAGATACGCACAAAAGTTACATTTCATCGACCTAGGACATTGAAGAAGGACAGGAATCCCAAGTATCCTCGCATTAGTGCCCCTCCCCGTAATAAACTTGACCACTACCAGATTCTGAAGTATCCTCTCACCACGGAGTCTGCaatgaagaaaattgaagaCAACAACACCCTAGTTTTCATTGTGGACATCCGTGCTGATAAGAAGAAGATCAAGGATGCGGTCAAGAAAATGTATGACATTCAGACCAAGAAAGTGAACACCCTCATCAG GCCGGATGGAACTAAGAAGGCATATGTTAGGTTAACACCTGACTATGATGCTCTGGATGTTGCTAACAAAATTGGAATTATCTAA
- the LOC105174407 gene encoding pentatricopeptide repeat-containing protein At5g42450, mitochondrial isoform X2, whose product MAAVPNSIRQNKLVMFGHYFPLTNNIFPRSSHNLSAGHSEPGQDVVLDGSFGPHQLLDEMLKRDVESATSLIGHFAKQNQHRQAILCFLRMLFLDITPNEYTFGTVIHSSVVLEDLHLGRQIHSYAKKISLSSNVFVGSSVLDLYVKLSNINDALRAFQDIHEPNVVSYTTLIRGYIKQGRFDEAGGVFRSMPERNVVSWNTMISGCSQSGKNEEAVNYFVEMLRDSVVPSQSTYPCAVIAAANVGALGIGRSMHASAIKFLGELSLFLANSLISFYAKCGSMEDSLLTFNKMRERNIVSWNAVICGHAQNGLGKDAIEMYEKMKARYEDPSLLKSEHYACMIDLLSRSGRFQEAERFLHDLPFDPGVGFWKALLGGCQVHSNLELGEVAARKILELDPGDVSSYVMLSNAHSAAGRWQNVLDIRQKMREKGLSRTPGSSWIEIKSKVHVFVTGDKRHSSRDDIYMALGFFLQHVMDSQDTNTVIEF is encoded by the exons ATGGCTGCAGTGCCGAATTCGATTCGGCAGAATAAACTCGTGATGTTTGGACATTATTTCCCTCTAACGAACAACATATTTCCTAGGAGCTCCCATAATTTATCTGCTGGACATTCCGAACCGGGCCAAGATGTTGTTTTGGACGGAAGCTTTGGTCCTCACCAGCTGCTCGATGAAATGCTTAAACGGGATGTAGAATCAGCAACGTCTTTGATAGGCCACTTTGCGAAACAAAACCAACACAGACAAGCAATTCTTTGCTTCTTAAGAATGTTGTTTCTGGACATTACACCTAATGAGTACACATTTGGCACGGTGATTCATTCTTCTGTTGTGCTAGAAGACCTCCACCTGGGGAGACAAATTCATTCTTATGCCAAGAAAATCAGTCTTAGCTCCAATGTCTTTGTGGGCAGCTCAGTGTTGGATCTTTATGTCAAGCTGAGCAATATTAATGATGCTCTAAGGGCTTTTCAGGATATCCATGAACCAAATGTGGTTTCTTACACGACGTTGATTCGCGGGTATATTAAACAAGGAAGGTTTGATGAAGCTGGGGGTGTTTTCCGGTCAATGCCGGAGAGGAATGTGGTTTCTTGGAATACTATGATCAGCGGCTGCAGTCAATCAGGGAAAAATGAGGAAGCTgtgaattattttgttgagATGTTAAGAGACAGTGTCGTCCCAAGTCAGTCTACCTATCCTTGTGCCGTTATTGCAGCAGCCAATGTCGGGGCATTAGGCATCGGGAGAAGTATGCATGCTAGTGCAATCAAGTTCTTGGGTGAGCTTAGCTTGTTTCTTGCGAATTCTTTGATAAGTTTCTATGCAAAATGTGGAAGCATGGAAGACAGTCTTTTGACCTTCAATAAAATGCGTGAAAGAAATATAGTGTCCTGGAATGCCGTCATCTGCGGCCATGCTCAGAACGGACTAGGAAAAGATGCAATCGAAATGTATGAGAAGATGAAG GCAAGATATGAGGACCCGAGTCTCCTAAAATCAGAGCACTATGCGTGCATGATTGATTTACTATCACGATCTGGGAGATTTCAAGAAGCTGAGAGATTTCTCCACGACTTGCCCTTTGACCCGGGAGTAGGATTTTGGAAAGCATTGCTTGGAGGATGTCAGGTTCATTCAAACTTAGAATTGGGGGAAGTTGCTGCCAGAAAAATCCTGGAGTTGGATCCTGGAGACGTGTCATCTTATGTAATGCTTTCTAATGCACATTCTGCTGCCGGAAGATGGCAAAATGTATTGGACATAAGGCAGAAGATGAGGGAGAAAGGATTAAGCAGGACACCAGGCAGCAGTTGGatagaaatcaaaagcaaggTTCATGTGTTTGTTACAGGAGACAAGAGACATAGCAGTAGGGATGATATTTACATGGCTTTAGGATTTTTCCTTCAACATGTAATGGACAGCCAGGACACCAACACTGTAATCGAATTTTAA
- the LOC105174409 gene encoding diaminopimelate epimerase, chloroplastic, with protein MAIAAAIRLLPPTAVSRRSLSSSCSPSFVFLRLSSSSFQQPSTVKATAGQRPGFSVFSSMSIQTPEKSSTASFLDRKESGILHFVKYHGLGNDFILVDNRDSSEPKITPEQAVKLCDRNFGIGADGVIFAMPGINGTDYTMRIFNSDGSEPEMCGNGVRCFARFIAELENLNGRQSFTVHTGAGLIIPEIQEDGKVRVDMGEPILKASDVPTKLPPNNDQSVVKAKLDVDGLTWNVTCVSMGNPHCVTFDTESSKDLQVDGLNLAEIGPKFEHHVMFPARTNTEFVQVFSPSHLKMRVWERGAGATLACGTGACAVVVAAVLEGRAERSCTVDLPGGPLDIEWREADNHVYMTGPAEVVFYGSVPL; from the exons ATGGCGATTGCCGCCGCCATAAGGTTGCTGCCACCTACAGCCGTCAGCCGCCGCTCTCTTTCCTCTTCCTGTTCACCTTCTTTCGTTTTTTTGCGgctctcttcttcttcgtttCAGCAGCCGAGTACTGTAAAAGCTACCGCTGGCCAGAGACCTGGTTTCAGCGTCTTCTCTTCTATGAGCATTCAGACTCCGGAGAAGAGTTCTACGGCGTCGTTTCTCGATCGTAAAGAAAGCGGAATTCTTCATTTTGTCAAGTATCATGGACTTGGCAATGATTTCATATTG GTTGACAATCGGGATTCATCAGAGCCAAAAATTACTCCAGAGCAAGCAGTGAAATTGTGTGATAGAAACTTTGGCATTGGAGCTGATGGTGTGATATTTGCAATGCCTGGCATCAATGGTACCGATTATACCATGAGGATCTTTAATTCTGATGGTAGTGAACCCGAG ATGTGTGGTAATGGAGTTCGATGCTTTGCCAGATTTATCGCTGAGCTTGAAAATCTCAATGGGAGGCAAAG CTTCACTGTGCATACTGGTGCTGGTTTAATTATTCCTGAAATCCAGGAAGATGGAAAG GTCAGAGTTGATATGGGTGAGCCTATTCTGAAAGCATCAGATGTTCCTACAAAATTACCTCCAAATAATGATCAGTCTGTTGTCAAGGCAAAATTGGATGTAGATGGGTTAACCTGGAATGTAACTTGTGTTAGTATGGGAAATCCTCACTGTGTCACTTTCGATACGGAATCAAGCAAG GATTTGCAAGTTGATGGTCTAAATTTAGCAGAAATTGGCCCAAAGTTCGAACATCATGTGATGTTCCCTGCACGAACAAACACAG AATTTGTTCAAGTCTTCTCTCCAAGTCACCTTAAAATGCGTGTTTGGGAGCGAGGGGCAG GTGCAACACTAGCCTGTGGAACAGGAGCCTGTGCGGTTGTGGTTGCTGCAGTGCTAGAGGGTCGTGCAGAGAGG AGTTGCACGGTTGATTTGCCTGGAGGGCCATTGGACATTGAGTGGAGAGAAGCCGACAATCATGTCTACATGACCGGCCCTGCAGAAGTAGTATTCTATGGATCAGTTCCTCTCTGA
- the LOC105174408 gene encoding F-box protein At2g39490 isoform X2, which translates to MSSSVCGSSSREDAVLMGERPDLISSLPDDILKNIMSMISFKEAIQITTLSTSWRGLVSPHRVTVECNIVRSDALESKRKLKPIIESFLGSRESFRSLKLYPDLCDRDFAVCTRGAHGELHLDFSGHKELVPCTFGMVLDHSSCAGPRFSSVRNLHLRSVSHLVGNLVGDLFSSCRILETLKLEKCRGLENLDIKSNSFLKNLEIADCPNIATITISAENLKSFSYKGALPIIQLINIPHLVDVALNLGDGLGNKSFDCEEVLSLLSSVKDVEILTVSGWLIEVLCSAGVIFSALDFKFSKLKEFRCVCSKISSKTRDSLACFLNTTTSLEELFVKDGGVSIEQPVLARASFVEGLCYCEEQCSVAERLENGQDCRFHRGK; encoded by the exons ATGTCATCCTCTGTATGTGGTTCATCAAGCAGAGAAGACGCTGTATTAATGGGAGAAAGGCCTGATTTGATCAGCAGCTTGCCAGACGACATTCTGAAGAACATCATGTCCATGATTTCTTTCAAAGAGGCAATTCAGATCACTACACTGTCAACTTCTTGGAGAGGCCTAGTGAGCCCGCATCGTGTAACCGTAGAGTGTAATATAGTTCGATCGGATGCTCTCGAATCCAAACGAAAGCTAAAGCCGATCATCGAGTCTTTCTTGGGATCCAGGGAAAGTTTCCGGTCGTTGAAACTCTATCCCGATTTATGTGATCGGGATTTTGCGGTTTGTACTAGAGGAGCTCATGGGGAGCTTCATCTCGACTTCTCAGGACATAAGGAGTTAGTCCCGTGTACATTCGGTATGGTTCTTGATCATAGTAGCTGTGCAGGTCCCAGGTTTTCGTCTGTCAGGAATCTGCATCTTAGATCAGTCTCCCATCTTGTGGGAAACCTGGTCGGTGATCTCTTCTCCAGTTGCAGGATTCTTGAAACCTTGAAGCTCGAGAAATGTCGAGGATTGGAGAACCTCGACATCAAATCGAATTCATTTCTGAAGAATCTTGAGATAGCTGATTGCCCCAACATTGCTACAATTACGATATCTGCAGAAAACCTCAAGTCCTTCTCGTATAAGGGAGCTCTCCCCATTATTCAGCTTATCAACATTCCACATCTCGTCGATGTTGCACTAAATCTGGGAGATGGTTTAGGGAATAAAAGCTTTGATTGTGAAGAGGTTTTATCTCTTCTGTCCTCTGTTAAAGATGTCGAGATTCTTACAGTAAGCGGTTGGCTCATTGAG GTGTTATGTTCTGCAGGAGTGATTTTCAGCGCGCTGGACTTCAAGTTCAGCAAATTGAAGGAATTCCGATGCGTCTGCTCCAAAATAAGCAGCAAAACTCGCGATTCACTGGCGTGCTTCTTGAACACAACAACTTCCTTGGAGGAATTATTTGTCAAg GACGGTGGAGTGTCCATTGAGCAACCAGTATTGGCACGAGCCTCATTTGTGGAAGGATTATGCTACTGTGAAGAGCAATGCTCGGTGGCTGAAAGACTTGAAAACGGCCAAGATTGTCGGTTTCACAGGGGAAAGTGA
- the LOC105174405 gene encoding serine/threonine-protein kinase AFC1 isoform X1, whose amino-acid sequence METQRVVDFPHRSMDKRPRKRPRLTWDIPPAVPPLAPPKILPNIYCAQDFATLPNYAYSSIYYKGIPRNGSPPWRPDDKDGHYVFAIGENLTPRYRILSKMGEGTFGQVLECLDNDRKEIVAIKVVRSIQKYREAAMIEIDVLQKLGRHDICGTRCVQIRNWFDYRNHICIVFEKLGPSLYDFLRKNSYRSFPIDLVREFGRQLLESVAFMHDLRLIHTDLKPENILLVSSEYIKVPDYKFLSRSAKDGSYFKNLPKSSAIKLIDFGSTTFEHQDHNYVVSTRHYRAPEVILGLGWNYPCDMWSVGCILVELCSGEALFQTHENLEHLAMMERVLGPLPQHMIIRADRRAEKYFRRGSRLDWPEGATSRESIRAVWKLPRLQNLIMQHVDHSAGDLIDLLQGLLRYDPAERLKAREALGHPFFTRDLRRFGYPL is encoded by the exons ATGGAGACCCAAAGAGTGGTGGATTTCCCGCACAGAAGCATGGATAAACGACCTCGAAAGCGACCTCGTTTGACATGGGATATCCCTCCTGCTGTTCCTCCTCTTGCTCCTCCAAAG ATTCTTCCAAATATATACTGTGCCCAAGATTTTGCTACACTCCCTAATTATGCATATTCATCGATATATTATAAGGGGATCCCTCGTAATGGATCTCCACCTTGGAGACCGGATGATAAAGATGGGCATTATGTATTTGCTATTGGGGAGAACTTAACTCCTCGTT ACAGGATACTCAGTAAAATGGGTGAAG GGACTTTTGGGCAAGTTCTAGAATGTCTGGACAATGACAGGAAAGAGATTGTTGCAATTAAAGTTGTTCGTTCAATACAGAAGTATCGGGAAGCCGCCATGATTGAAATTGATGTTTTACAGAAACTAGGAAGGCATGATATCTGTGGCACACG TTGTGTGCAAATACGGAATTGGTTTGACTATCGTAAtcatatttgtatt GTCTTTGAGAAGCTTGGTCCAAGCTTATATGATTTTCTACGCAAAAACAGCTATCGTTCATTTCCCATTGATCTTGTTCGGGAGTTTGGCCGACAACTTTTGGAATCTGTGGCAT TTATGCATGATCTTCGCCTGATTCACACCGATTTAAAACCAGAAAATATTCTTCTAGTTTCCTCAGAGTATATTAAAGTTCCAGATTATAAG TTTCTATCTAGATCTGCAAAAGATGGTTCCTACTTCAAAAATCTACCCAAATCTAGTGCTATAAAACTTATTGATTTTGGTAGTACCACATTTGAACATCAAGATCACAATTATGTAGTGTCTACACGCCATTATCGTGCTCCAGAGGTTATTTTGG gTCTTGGATGGAACTATCCCTGTGATATGTGGAGTGTAGGCTGCATACTCGTGGAATTGTGCTCT GGCGAGGCACTTTTCCAGACCCATGAGAACTTGGAACATCTTGCAATGATGGAAAGGGTGTTGGGTCCACTGCCTCAACATATGATTATACGAGCCGA CCGTCGTGCTGAGAAATATTTCAGAAGGGGTTCAAGGTTGGATTGGCCAGAGGGTGCAACTTCCAGAGAAAGTATTAGAGCAGTTTGGAAATTACCCCGACTCCAG AATCTGATCATGCAACACGTAGACCACTCGGCTGGAGATCTGATTGATCTTTTGCAAGGGCTTCTGCGGTATGACCCTGCAGAACGACTTAAAGCAAGAGAAGCTCTAGGGCACCCCTTTTTTACAAGGGACCTTAGAAGGTTTGGATATCCACTGTGA